The Phormidium ambiguum IAM M-71 genome contains the following window.
CCCTAGTCTGTTTACAGCCCCAATCCAGGTTTCATGATTCGAGCAACAGTTAAAGATATATGGCTTTGTGTATTTTTTTTGTCTTTACTGACTACTGGTTGCACGAGCAACAATCCCAGCAACAGGGCAGACAATCAAAACAGCCAGACCAATGCACTAGAAATGGTTGCATCATCCGATGCGAATAACGAATTACGCAATCAAATTGAACAAATCTCTCATACGGCTCAAGGGCAGGTTGGGGTTACAGCCACAGTATTAGAAACCGGGGAGACAGTTACTTTGAATGGAGATCGGCAATTTCCAATGCAAAGTGTTTACAAGTTTCCCATCGGTATGGCTGTATTGGCTCAAGTCGATCGAGGAAAGTTGAGCCTAGATCGGCGGGTTCGTGTTAAAGCAAGCGATTTCGTCTCAGACCTCCAGCACAGCCCGATTCGAGACAAGTATCCGCAAGGGGTGGAACTGAGTTTAGCTGAACTGCTGAAGTACATGGTATCTGAAAGTGACGGGACAGCTTGTGATGTCCTGTTGGAGCTAGTTGGTGGAGCGGAGGTGGTGACTCAGTATTTGCGTAATCTGGGTGTAAATGGCATTGTTGTAGCCAATACGGAAAAAGAAATTGGTCAGGATAAAGCTGTGCAATATCGTAACTATGCCACACCTGATGCCGCAGTCGCCTTATTGCGTGCCTTGTATGAAGGGAAAGGGCTTTCAAAATCTAGCCAAGCGTTGTTGCTACGGTTGATGACCGAGACACCTACAGGTCTACGACGCATTAAGGGATTGTTACCTGATGGGACAGTGGTAGCGCACAAAACTGGTACATCGCGTACTGTTGATGGAGTTACAGCTGCGACAAATGATGTGGGACTTGTGACGCTACGGAATGGACAGCATTTAGCGATCGCAGTTTTTGTTTCAGATTCAAAGGCTAACGACACGATACGCGAACAAGTGATAGCAAAGGTTGCGCGAGCAGCATGGGATAAATGGAGCAAATAGCAACACTTTTTCTTACCTGTGAAGCGGTAATTTCTGAAGCGTGTTTTTTATTGCGGCGGACTTATGGCGGACAAGATGCAATTATGTCAATGCTAGAAGTTGGATTTTCTGATGAAAGATGAGAGCGATCCCGTGTTTAGCAGAATCGCTCAGGCAACAAATTAATTAAACTGGTTGAGCAATGTTGTTTACTACATAGTTAGCAACTGCTTTACCTGTAATTACAGCATCCTCGATCGCTTCTCGCACATGAACGCCAGCATACAAACGACTAATAGCATCTTCAAATCCAGCTTGATTAAAGCTACTAAAAGAACGAGTTGTACCAATTAACTCTTGAGAAACAGCGGTAAATGCGTAATTATCACCAAAAAAGCTGGTCATTACTTCACCAAAAGCACCGCCAAAAGTTGAGTGACCGGAGATAAAATCAGGGAAAGGCGGAGTTGGCAAAAGTGACTCCCAATCTCGATCGGAAGTTGTATCAGCACGATCGTCTGTTTCCGTTAATGGGGCGACAAACTCCCCAGTAACAGGATCGTTCCAACCTGCGATCGCATCATTTGGTCTAGGCTGATTATGAGTGTACTTAGCATCCCAAGCAGTAATTGCCGAATCAGCCAATGCTAAACTGAGTTTCAAAAACAAACGTGCATTGTCAGAAATTGTATAACCCTCGCGCACAGATGCTTCTTGAGCAATTTGAATTAACTGTCCGTAAGGTCTAAAAGTGTCAGGACGATCGTAAGCCCAGAAAAACGTCAATTCTGTTTGGTCAGCGGTACGCTGTGTAGTTGTGGTCGCCGTATTTTCCTTACCCCCGAAAAGTCGGACTTCTTCGATCTCCTGTGCATAAAGGTCGCTTTTATACACGCCGTCGAAAGTAGGTGCAAAGGTATCGCTATCAGGAACAGCGAAGGGAACAGCATCTTCACCATATCCCGCACCAACAGCATACTTATTCGGCGAATCAACTTGCCAAACATAGTCGCCTACATTAGAAGCATAAGCATAACCCAAATCTGGATCGTCTACACTCATCGCCGTTGCTTGGGGAGAAATCATCACCGCTTCGGCAATAGAACGTCCAAAATTTGCTCCAGTGGTTTTTTCCAATGCAGTACCAGAAGCTTCAGCCAGAGAACGTTCCAGTTGCGCGTTAATTTGAGCCACTTCTGTTGGGTACAACAAACTGAGTACGTAATGTGCCGCCCCAGCGACAGCAGCTTCTTTTGATGCGTTTAGGGGTGCAGTTTGATCTACCAAGTAAGGTTTGTGAGTTTTTTCAAAGGCGTTCACCGTATCATAAATCGCTGCACTCAGCAAAGCCGCAGCGCGTGTACCTTCTGGGGGCGCTGAACCTACAGGATCTCCTGATTCGGGGTCTTCTTGCACAGCATTTAAGAAAGTAGACATCCAATCAATTACCACATCTGTTCCCGGTGCAGAAACGAACTGGCTAACTGTTTTATTTCCGCTACTTTGGGATAATGGATCGACTTCTGCGAGCAGGTGATATCCGCCCGGTGAAACAACGGAAGTTAGGTTTTGATAGGGAATTTCAAAAGTAGTTGATTGTCCGGGTAGCAAGTTAACATTTTGCGTAACTTTTGCCAGCAAACCATCATTTTTTAAGTCTTCTTGTCCGTCAACTAAGGTGGTGGGAGTTGCGCGATCGATCGTTTCATCCGTAGAAATAACCAAGTTCACTGTTACAGGACGATTAACAGTATTCATTCCTTGATTAGTAACAGTAACTCTCGCTATCCCAGAATCACCAAAATCAATAGTATCGGGCAAATCAATACTTTCAAATCCAACCTGTAATACATCTTCGATTCCTTGATATTTAATTTGCTGGACTAGGAAATCGGAACTATCACTAAAACCAAATTGATTAGTAGGTTGAGTTCCATTGGGACTATCATAAGGTCTAGCCTCAAACCGCAATTCATCAAAGTTACCAGTTACTTTAAATTTGAAATCGCCCCCCACCCCATCATCAGCCGTAAATCTGACACCCAATTGAGAATTATTAATTGAAGCCTGGTTACTGCTTTGGGTGGTTTCATTGACCATCCGTAATCCAGTAATATCAACTTCTTGTCCATTTTTAAACGCTCGCAAATAACCAACTTCATTACCCCATTTTTCCGCAGTTTTAGGAGTAAAGGAACTTAAATC
Protein-coding sequences here:
- a CDS encoding vanadium-dependent haloperoxidase, whose protein sequence is MANPSVFGTLGRNFAYTNDATGLTAFKTEWLTAAQNQGIEIFSNDFNGLKTNYFDPTPLSNLTLDNNSWQTFGHTNGMGVAASYAGWYTDSSKIRAEINYNPNTGESQKLTYKWTPNKSITSAFIDLSSFTPKTAEKWGNEVGYLRAFKNGQEVDITGLRMVNETTQSSNQASINNSQLGVRFTADDGVGGDFKFKVTGNFDELRFEARPYDSPNGTQPTNQFGFSDSSDFLVQQIKYQGIEDVLQVGFESIDLPDTIDFGDSGIARVTVTNQGMNTVNRPVTVNLVISTDETIDRATPTTLVDGQEDLKNDGLLAKVTQNVNLLPGQSTTFEIPYQNLTSVVSPGGYHLLAEVDPLSQSSGNKTVSQFVSAPGTDVVIDWMSTFLNAVQEDPESGDPVGSAPPEGTRAAALLSAAIYDTVNAFEKTHKPYLVDQTAPLNASKEAAVAGAAHYVLSLLYPTEVAQINAQLERSLAEASGTALEKTTGANFGRSIAEAVMISPQATAMSVDDPDLGYAYASNVGDYVWQVDSPNKYAVGAGYGEDAVPFAVPDSDTFAPTFDGVYKSDLYAQEIEEVRLFGGKENTATTTTQRTADQTELTFFWAYDRPDTFRPYGQLIQIAQEASVREGYTISDNARLFLKLSLALADSAITAWDAKYTHNQPRPNDAIAGWNDPVTGEFVAPLTETDDRADTTSDRDWESLLPTPPFPDFISGHSTFGGAFGEVMTSFFGDNYAFTAVSQELIGTTRSFSSFNQAGFEDAISRLYAGVHVREAIEDAVITGKAVANYVVNNIAQPV